The genomic window CCGGCCAGGACACCGGCGTCTACGGCTGGGACGAGGGCGAGCGCAAACTCCACCGCCTGCTCGAGGCGATCTGCGAGATCGAGGGCGACTTTCGCGTGCGGGTGGGGATGGCCAACCCGAAGGGCGTCCACGGCATCCGCGAGGAGTTGGCCGCGGTCTTCGCGGAGCACGAGGAACTCTACGACTTCCTGCACGCACCGGTCCAGTCGGGCAGCGACGACGTGCTCGGCGACATGCGCCGCCAGCACCAGGTCGAGGAGTACCTCGAGGTCGTCGAGACCTTCGACGAACGGCTGAACTACTGGACGCTGTCGACGGACTTCATCGTCGGCTTCCCGACCGAGACCGACCACGACCACGCCCAGTCGATGGCGCTGCTCCGCGAGACCCGCCCGGAGAAGATCAACGTCACCCGCTTCTCCAAGCGCCCGGGCACCGATGCCGCCGAACTGAAGGGACTGGGTGGGACGATCAAGAAGGAACGCTCGAAGGAGATGAGCGAAGTCAAACGCGAAATCGTCGCCGACGCCTACGCGGACATGGTCGGCGAAACTCGCGAGGACGCCCTGGTCGTTGAGGAGGGCACCGCGGATTCCGTCAAGTGTCGCGACTCCGCCTACCGCCAGATAATCGTCCAGAACGCGACCGACTACGGCCTCGAACCCGGCGACTTCGTCGACCTCGAGGTGACGGCCCACGAGACGATGTACGCGTTCGGGAAGCCGGTATAGCCGCCGGAACGACGGCGTACGGGCCGATCCCCAGTCGGCGGGAACGGGCGGCGAGAGCAAAGTAAACGCCGCCCGTCGTTTCGTCTATGAGCGACGGATCCGATCACCCGCGCCCGTGTCCGCGGCTGGAACAGGACGGCGAGCTGGGGTGTCACCCTCGCCGCGTCGTGGATCTGCTCGCCGATGACGACGCCCGAGCGATGTATCTGTACGCCGAGGAGCCGGAGACGGTCAGCGAGATCTCCGAGGCGGTTGAGCTCCCGCAGTCGACGGCCTACAGAAAAGTCGAGAACCTCCGGGAGGCCGGACTCCTCTCCCGGCTCAACGATCGCTCGCGGACCGGGACTCCGGCACATTACGTCCAGGCCATGGATCACGTATCTGTGACCTACGACGATCCGCTGCGGATCGAATGCGAGTGCAACGGCCGCCCGCTGTACTGTGAGCCCTAACACAGACGCTCGTCGACTCCCGAACACCGTCCGCTTCCGTGGCCGCTACTCCCTGTCACCAGGTTCGTCCGTACCGCTCGAGACGCCGGTCCCCGATCGATGCCGATCGATTCCTCGAGCGCCGATGGCGTCGCGGCGCCGAGATCGATCCCCTCGCGCTCGAGGCGATCGACGATTTCGCGGGCGTACTCCGAGCGGACGCGTCCGTAGGTGCTGCGGTCGGGATCGGCGATCCAGAACAGGGCGACGACACGGACCACGTCCTCGAGATCGACGATCCGAGCGGTCGGCTCCGGGTGCTCGAGGACCGTCGGGTGATCGACCGCCGCGTCGGCCAGGATGCGAGCGACGGCGTCGAGATCGTCGTCGTACCCGATCGCGACCGGTACCCGAAGCCGGAGCCGATCGTTGAGGACGGCGTTGGTGACCGCGTTCGCGGTCAGCTCCGAATTCGGCACCGTGATGATCTCGTTGTCGAAGGTGCGGACCCGCGTCGATCGGACGCTGATGTCCTCGATGACGCCTTCCTGATCCGACCAGCGGATCCAGTCGCCGATGTTGAAGCTCGGATCGGTGACGATGAACGCGCCGCTGACGAAGTTGCCGACGGCGTTTCCGTGAGCGAAGCGAGCGGAAGCTCGTCACGAGCGTCGCGAAGTGACGGTGTTCTGTGCGGCGAAGCCGAGCGCGACCGTCAGCGCGGCGACGAGGATCGCCGCGCGCTCGAGGACGAAACTGAGGCCGGCGATCGACAGCCCGACCACGATTGCGGCCGCGATCACGCCGATGGCGACCACGCGCTCGAGGCCCTGCTGGAGGGTCCGTTCGGTGTCTCAGTAGTCGAGCGCGGCGCTCACGAGCGGCCGGACGGCGAACCGGCCGACCGCGTACACCAGCACGACCGTCAGCAGAAAGGTCGCGACGTTGTCGAGCAGGGAGAGGGACGCCGCGATCAGTTCCTCGAGACGGGTCAGGACGTACACGCGTTCGGCGTTCGACGAGGACTCGCACAAGGGTTGGGCCGGCAGTCGCGCCGCCGGTCGGAAGAAGAGGCCCCGTCGCTACTCGAACACGACCGCGCCGTCCTCGTCGGGAACCGTCGCGCCGTCTTGGGCGGCGAAGGCCTCGTGGACGTGATCGTAGGTCGCCTCGAGGGCCTCGACGATCACGGTCGTGTCGCTGAGGACGGGCATGAAGTTGGTGTCGCCCTGCCACCGCGGGACGACGTGGGTGTGGAGGTGGTCGTCGATCGAGCCGCCGGCCCCGTCACCGAGGTTCAAGCCGGCGTTGAAGCCGTCCGGCTCGAGGGCGGCCTCGAGCGCGTCGAACGTGCGCTGTTTCAACCGGGCGTGATCGAGTAAGACGTCGTCGTCGAGTGCCGTGTAGTCGCCGGTGTGGGTGTGCGGAATCACCATCACGTGCCCCGGGTTATACGGGTAGTTGTTCAGCATGACGAACGCGTGTTCGCCCCGCGCGACGATCAGGTTCTCCCGGTCGTCGTCCAGCTCGGGCAGTTCACAGAAGACGCAGTCCTCGATGTCGGGGTTTCCCTCGTCGCGTCGGATCCACTCGATGCGCCACGGTGCGAACACCTGTTCCATATCCGATACCACGCGAGGGCGACCTAAAGCGTTTCAGTCCGCCAGTATGGTACGCAAGTTCCGGTAATATTTTCGTGCACGTGTGCGACAGTAACCCACAATATCGATATAGCGCCTCGAGAGCGGGTTCTAAACGATATGGGACGTTCTGGAGGCGTATTATGGAAAAGGTAACGCCGTCTTGCGATTGTGACGACTCAGCGGTCAAAATGAAGCGTGGGTTTAAGATAGGGCTACTGCAAGTAATTCAGTAATGGCAACGACCGACGACTCCTTCAACGGGATGACCGAGCACTGCGAGGACTGCGATTTAGAAACCCTCCACGAAGTGTCCGTCCAGATTCGAACCGAGAGCCTGAAAAAAGAGAACGCACAGTTCTCCCGCGAACCCTACCGCGTCAGCGAGTGCCAGCGCTGTGGGAATCGCTCGAGCCAACGGATGAACAACGCCTGAGTTTCCGACTGCGACCGATAGCGAAATCGACAGTACAGCCGACAACCGCCCTCGTTGCCCCGGTCTCCCGTGTTCGTTTCTTCTCCCGACGGACGTCCCGAGCGGTAGTTTATTACCAATACGGATGGCCAGTGGAATCCCCGGGATCGGTTACCGCTCGGTCGTCACTTCACAACCGTCCTCGGTGACGATGATCGTGTGCTCTTTCTGACTGACGAGGAAGCCGTCGTCTTCCTTGAGCACGGGATAGCCGTGGACGATGTCGTTGCGCTTGAGTCGGCGCAGCGCCATCTCCGCGCGGTCGGTCTCGAGCCAGCGCGTCGCAAAGGGCAGCGTACGGAACTCCTCGGTGATCTGTTCCAAGGCGTCGCGGGCCTGCCGGTTGCGAACGCTCCCCTCACGCTCGAGCGAGAAGATCTCCTCGCTCGCCCCTTCAGTGACCTTGCCGCCGCCGTCGGTCGCGAACGGCTCGATCGCGACGACATCGCCGACCTCGAGGGTCGTCCCCTGCGAGACGGCTCGGTTGGGAATGTTCGGGCTGGTGTGTTGCTCCCAGTGGCCCAGTCCGTGACCGGTGAGGTTGACTACGGGGTTGTAGCCGTAGCCGTCGATGACGTCCTCGATTGCCGCGCCGATCTCGCCGGTGCCGATCCCGGGCTCGATGATATCGACCGCGGCCTCGAGGGCCTGTTCGGAGGCCTCCGCCAGTTCGGGGTTACCCGAGAGGTCGACGGTGATCGCGGTGTCGGCCAACCAGCCGTCGACGTGGACGCCGATGTCTAAGTTGACCATCTCCTCGCCGAAGGTCGTCTCGTCGCCGATCGAGGGCGTCGCGTGGGCCGCCTCCTCGTCGATGGAGATGTTGACGGGGAACGCGGGCTGGCCGCCGAGTTCCCGAATGCGATCCTCGGCCCACTCGGCGACCTCGAGGTGGCTCGCGCCGACCTCGACGCGCTCGGCGGTCTCGTCGCGTACCTGCGCGAGGATTGCCCCCGCTTCGCGATGCTTCTCGTACTGCTCGGACTCGAGGTCCACCTCGGATTCGGCCATGTCTCGGGGTTCGGCCGGTCGACAAAAAGAGGTTCCGTCTCTCGTCGCCGGTCGTCGCGAACGGCTTGCAGTCAGCGACCCTCGGGGTTGCCGTCGACCCACTGACACGCCGGACAGGCGTCCACGCCCTGTACGTTCGACAGCGTCGCGGCACAGTGGGGACACTGGCGCGCAGCGTACTGCGGTGCTCGTAACATGGTTCGCCCAACGCCTACGTCAATAATAAATGTACTCCACGACGATCGTCGAAATCGAGGGGCGCGCGGCTGCGAGTCGCCGAGGCACGAACCGCCCTCCGAATCGACCGTTTGCGGAAGAAACGACGCGTAACGGGGCCGGAATCCGTGAAACGGTCGCCACTGGTTATACACGCCGCGCCCCTCGAGTCAATTGGCGTGAGAGACGCCAGATCCGAGCCGGATCAGTGGCACACCGACACCGGCTCGCGAGCCGTGATCGCCGGCCTCGAGACTGAACGTCGCGGTGTTCCCGGCAGGTGGATTCGTCAGTCTTGAACCGGCGGCGTCACGGCGGTTTTCACACGCGTCAGTTCGATTTACTCGAGAGCACCCGAGAACAGCCTCCGGTCGAGAAATCCCGGTTTTACGGCAGATGGACCCCTCATTTGACTTATTTTTATATAGGGGGCGAAATTGCTTATTCGCTCTGTAGCCGCTATAGAAGCCCGATACCGCCGCTAAACCGCCGTTCGGGACGAATGGGGAATCGCTCAATTCTTGCCGGACCGAGACGGAAATGGTAGACCTTTTACCCCCGTCGAAGAACCGTACAGACGAGATGAGCTACGACAAGATCGAGGTCCCCGACGAGGGGGAGCAGATCACGCTGAAAGCGGGTACCGAGAACGAACTCGAGGTGCCTGACAACCCGATTATTCCGATTATTTACGGCGACGGCGTCGGGAGCGATGTCGGTCCCGCCGCACAGACGGTTCTGGAGGCTGCCGCGGAGGCGACCGGCCGCGACATCAACTGGATGCGAGTCTACGCCGGCGAGTCCGCACGGGAGAAGTACGACGAGAACCTGCCCGAGGAGACCGTCGAGGCGATCAAGGAACACCGCGTCGCGATCAAGGGTCCGCTGACGACCCCCGTCGGTGCCGGTTTCCGATCGCTGAACGTCGCGCTGCGAAAGAAGCTCGACCTCTACGCGAACGTCCGACCGACCTACCACCTCGACGGCGTCCCGTCGCCGGTCAAAAACCCCGGCGAGATGGACATGGTCACCTTCCGAGAGAACACGGAAGATGTCTACGCCGGCATCGAGTGGGAGGAAGGCACCGACGACGTCCAGCAGGTCAAGGAGTTCGTCGAAGACGAGATGGGCGACGACGACGTCATCCACGACGGCCCCGTCGGCATCGGCGTCAAGCCGATCACGGAGTTCGGAACGAAGCGACTCGTCCGCCGCGCCATCGACTACGCTCTCGAGCACGACCGCGATTCCGTCACGCTGGTCCACAAGGGGAACATCATGAAGTTCACCGAAGGCCAGTTCCGCGACTGGGGCTACGAGGTCGCCGAAGAGGAGTACGGCGACGAAGTCATCACCGAGGACACCCTCTGGGAGGAGAAAGACGGCGAAGCCGACGAGGACACCCTCGTCGTCAACGACCGCATCGCCGACAACATGCTCCAGCAGCTGCTGACCCGAACGGACAACTACGACGTCATTGCGACGATGAACCTCAACGGTGACTACATGTCCGACGCCGCCGGCGCACAGATCGGCGGCCTCGGCATCGCCCCCGGTTCGAACTTCGGCGACGGCCTCCTGCTGGCCGAGCCCGTCCACGGCTCCGCACCCAAGTACGAGGGCCAGGACAAGGTCAACCCGACCGCGATGATCCTCTCGGGCCGCATGATGCTCGATTACCTCGGCTGGGACGACGCCGCCGACCTCGTCCGCGACGCCGTCGAGGAGACCATCTCCTCCGGCAAGGTTACCTACGACCTCGAGCGCAACCTCGAGGACGCCGAGAAGCTCTCGACGAGCGAGTACGCCGAGGAAGTCGTCAACAATATCGAGAAACTCTCGTAGAGAGTTTCTCGTCCTCTCGCGGCTGCGCCGCGAGAACATCGAAAAACTGTCGGAAGCCAGTTTTTCGGGCAGTCAGACCGCGAAGCGGTCTGACAACATCGAAAACCTCCGTAGAGCGGTTCTCACTCGTTTCTTTCTTCGTGCGTTCGAAACGCTGCCGAGTCGATCAGTGCTGTACCCGAACTCGTTGACAAGTCCGTCGGCTCCCGGCTCGAGAGCGGTTCATCCGGAATGGCGTTGCAGTTCGACGACGAACACGGCCCCGCCTCGCTCGTTCGATTCGATCCGCACGTCGCCGCCGTACTGCGAGACGAGGGTATCGACGAGGTAGAGGCCGACGCCCGATCCCTCGCTCTCGAGCCCCTTCTCGCCGCGGCCAAAGGCGGCGTCGCGACGGGCGGGCGGGATTCCCGGCCCGTTGTCCGAAACGCGGATGGTCACCGTCTCCGGGCCGCTCGCCGCGGCGATCGTCACGCGTGGCTCGGCCGCGTCGTTGTGCTGGACCGCGTTGTTCAAGAGGTTCCTGAACACGGTCGACAGGAGCGAGTTCGCACGGACGGTGACCGCCGGGACGGAGCCGTCGACGGCGAAGTCGGCGTCCGGATACGCCTCGCGTCGCCGCTCGATCGTCTCCGTGAGCGTCGTCTCGAGCGGGGTCGGTTCCGTGTCGCGGTCGCCGTCGGTGTCCCAGAGTTCGGTGAACGCTTGCAACGTCTCGGTGAGTTCGACCGTGTGCCGTGTCGTATCTAGCATCCGCTCGAGCATCGCGCGTTCGTCATCGTCGAGACGGTCGTTCAGTTCCTCGCCCCAGCCGAGGACGACCGCCATGTCGTTGCGGATGTCGTGACGGACGATCCGATTCAGGAGCAACAGTTCCTCGTTGCGGCGGGACAGCACCGCCTCGCTTCGCTCGAGGCGACGGCTCAACGCTGCCGCATCGAAGAAGACGTACGACTGGCGGGCGACGAGCGCGAGCAACACGAGCACGCCGAGGGCGAGTCCGACCGGGTCGAGGGAGGCGGTCGAGGCAGCGTAGCCCGTGACAGCCATCGCGAGCAGGAAGGGTGCGTAGGGGGCGACCGTCTCCCGGAACGCGTACCGGCGGCGATCGACTTCGGGCGGGGGCGTCGCGGCCGCCGGATGGAGCGCGGCGAGCATGACGATCAGATTGCCGGCGAGCCAGATCATGTCGAGTTCGCTGTAGACATATCCGCCCGTGATCGACAGGTACGCGAACGCGCTGTCGCCGAACGCCCAGACGAGATTGCCCGCGGCGAGGAGCGTGATCGGGACGCGCCGCGGACCGCGCGCGTGGGCCGCGACGATGAACGCGATCGATCCGAGGACGATATCGAGCGTCGGGTACGCCGCGGACACCCAGAGTGTCGCGCCGCCGGCGGCGCTCTCCGTCAGCATCGGCTCGAGCACGAACTGCCAGTTGATCGCGAGCAACGCGATCGCGACGAGGAGTCCGTCGAGGGTGATGCGAAGGAGCGATCCCAGACGGTGCTGGGACGCAGCGATCACTAACAGTCCGGCCGCGAGGAAGCAATAGTCGCTGAGATAGAAGAGATCCGGCACGCCGGGAAACGGAACGCCGCCCAGCCACAGTTCGTAACACATCCACGCGAACTCGCCGGCCGCGAACAGGCCGGTACCGACCGCGGTGAGCCCCCAGCCGAGCGCGTTCGGCGACTCGCTCTGGTGGGCCAGCAATCCCAGCGCGACGGCGGCCGTAGCCGCACTGGTGGTGAGGACGAGATTCGAAAAGAGGAGGGTCCCCCGGGGGCCGCCGATCGATAGGTGCATCCAGCCGATCGACGCGAGGACGAACACTCCCGCGGCGAACCACGCCCACCGGAACTGCGTCGGTTCGAACCGGAACCGCGTGTCCGACCCGAGTTCCGAATCGGAGCCTGCGGGATCGGACGCTCCGGAGTGTGGGTCGACGCTCATCGCTGTCTATTACACCAAGACGGAGCCATCGTAAAGGCACTCTGGCCACATATATTCCATATTTGATTGGATTCCGTTCGATCGAGTTCGAGGGAGACACAAGAGAGAGGCTATTCCATCGCCGTCCGATCGGGAACTGGCAGAAATGCCGTCACTACATGACAGTAATTATATGTCGTGTGAGACGCCGTTCAAATCGGACGGAGGTCAGCCGACGTTCAGGATCGGTGACAACAGGGATCCCGATCGATACTGTTCTCACGCTTGAGACGCTTAGGCGCTCTCGATGAACGATATCGACGTACGCATCGTCGACACGGAACGAGGACGAGAGGACGCGTTCGCCGTCCGACAGGCGGTATTCGTCGACGAGCAAGGCGTCGACGAGGACGTAGAGTACGACAAGCACGACGAGACGGCCGTCCACTTCGTCGCCTACGACGGCGACGAACCGGTCGGCGCGGCCCGACTCCGCGAGTACGAGGACGGCGTCGGCAAGGTCGAACGCGTCGCCGTCCTCGAGTCGCGACGCGAGGCGG from Natrinema versiforme includes these protein-coding regions:
- a CDS encoding HIT domain-containing protein; amino-acid sequence: MEQVFAPWRIEWIRRDEGNPDIEDCVFCELPELDDDRENLIVARGEHAFVMLNNYPYNPGHVMVIPHTHTGDYTALDDDVLLDHARLKQRTFDALEAALEPDGFNAGLNLGDGAGGSIDDHLHTHVVPRWQGDTNFMPVLSDTTVIVEALEATYDHVHEAFAAQDGATVPDEDGAVVFE
- the map gene encoding type II methionyl aminopeptidase; this encodes MAESEVDLESEQYEKHREAGAILAQVRDETAERVEVGASHLEVAEWAEDRIRELGGQPAFPVNISIDEEAAHATPSIGDETTFGEEMVNLDIGVHVDGWLADTAITVDLSGNPELAEASEQALEAAVDIIEPGIGTGEIGAAIEDVIDGYGYNPVVNLTGHGLGHWEQHTSPNIPNRAVSQGTTLEVGDVVAIEPFATDGGGKVTEGASEEIFSLEREGSVRNRQARDALEQITEEFRTLPFATRWLETDRAEMALRRLKRNDIVHGYPVLKEDDGFLVSQKEHTIIVTEDGCEVTTER
- a CDS encoding helix-turn-helix domain-containing protein, which encodes MSDGSDHPRPCPRLEQDGELGCHPRRVVDLLADDDARAMYLYAEEPETVSEISEAVELPQSTAYRKVENLREAGLLSRLNDRSRTGTPAHYVQAMDHVSVTYDDPLRIECECNGRPLYCEP
- a CDS encoding GNAT family N-acetyltransferase, whose protein sequence is MNDIDVRIVDTERGREDAFAVRQAVFVDEQGVDEDVEYDKHDETAVHFVAYDGDEPVGAARLREYEDGVGKVERVAVLESRREAGVGRALMASLEERADARSFTELKLHSQTRAADFYRRLGYERHGEEFEEAGIPHVEMRKALD
- the icd gene encoding isocitrate dehydrogenase (NADP(+)), whose translation is MSYDKIEVPDEGEQITLKAGTENELEVPDNPIIPIIYGDGVGSDVGPAAQTVLEAAAEATGRDINWMRVYAGESAREKYDENLPEETVEAIKEHRVAIKGPLTTPVGAGFRSLNVALRKKLDLYANVRPTYHLDGVPSPVKNPGEMDMVTFRENTEDVYAGIEWEEGTDDVQQVKEFVEDEMGDDDVIHDGPVGIGVKPITEFGTKRLVRRAIDYALEHDRDSVTLVHKGNIMKFTEGQFRDWGYEVAEEEYGDEVITEDTLWEEKDGEADEDTLVVNDRIADNMLQQLLTRTDNYDVIATMNLNGDYMSDAAGAQIGGLGIAPGSNFGDGLLLAEPVHGSAPKYEGQDKVNPTAMILSGRMMLDYLGWDDAADLVRDAVEETISSGKVTYDLERNLEDAEKLSTSEYAEEVVNNIEKLS
- a CDS encoding tRNA (N(6)-L-threonylcarbamoyladenosine(37)-C(2))-methylthiotransferase, yielding MARYHIETYGCTSNRGESREIERRLRDAGHYRVDGAEEADVAILNTCTVVEKTERNMLRRAEELADETADLFITGCMALAQGEEFAQADVDGQVLHWDEVPEAVTNGECPTTTPDAEPILDGVVGILPIARGCMSDCSYCITKQATGKIDSPSIEENVEKARALIHAGAKEIRITGQDTGVYGWDEGERKLHRLLEAICEIEGDFRVRVGMANPKGVHGIREELAAVFAEHEELYDFLHAPVQSGSDDVLGDMRRQHQVEEYLEVVETFDERLNYWTLSTDFIVGFPTETDHDHAQSMALLRETRPEKINVTRFSKRPGTDAAELKGLGGTIKKERSKEMSEVKREIVADAYADMVGETREDALVVEEGTADSVKCRDSAYRQIIVQNATDYGLEPGDFVDLEVTAHETMYAFGKPV
- a CDS encoding HAMP domain-containing sensor histidine kinase; its protein translation is MSVDPHSGASDPAGSDSELGSDTRFRFEPTQFRWAWFAAGVFVLASIGWMHLSIGGPRGTLLFSNLVLTTSAATAAVALGLLAHQSESPNALGWGLTAVGTGLFAAGEFAWMCYELWLGGVPFPGVPDLFYLSDYCFLAAGLLVIAASQHRLGSLLRITLDGLLVAIALLAINWQFVLEPMLTESAAGGATLWVSAAYPTLDIVLGSIAFIVAAHARGPRRVPITLLAAGNLVWAFGDSAFAYLSITGGYVYSELDMIWLAGNLIVMLAALHPAAATPPPEVDRRRYAFRETVAPYAPFLLAMAVTGYAASTASLDPVGLALGVLVLLALVARQSYVFFDAAALSRRLERSEAVLSRRNEELLLLNRIVRHDIRNDMAVVLGWGEELNDRLDDDERAMLERMLDTTRHTVELTETLQAFTELWDTDGDRDTEPTPLETTLTETIERRREAYPDADFAVDGSVPAVTVRANSLLSTVFRNLLNNAVQHNDAAEPRVTIAAASGPETVTIRVSDNGPGIPPARRDAAFGRGEKGLESEGSGVGLYLVDTLVSQYGGDVRIESNERGGAVFVVELQRHSG